A region of Vigna radiata var. radiata cultivar VC1973A chromosome 10, Vradiata_ver6, whole genome shotgun sequence DNA encodes the following proteins:
- the LOC106774758 gene encoding amino acid permease 3-like: MHPILSSXELKNSLPSSTSALVAYDEDGHVKRTXNLWSAVAHIITAVIGSGVLSLAWSTAQLGWIGGPLVVLFCAIVIYVFSSLLSDCYRTSDSGKXNYSYMDAVRINLGKRMTWLAGFLQFLILYGTSCAYVLTTGNSLRAILGANCYHKEGHQAPCAYGSNIYMMMFGSVQIVMSFIPDLHNMXWVSVFAAVMSFAYSLIGLGLGLAKVIENGRIMGSITGIPATNSANKLWLVFQALGDIAFAYPYALLLLEIQDTLKSTPPENQTMKKASMVAIIVTTFFYLACGCLGYGAFRNGTPGNILTGFGFYEPYWLVAFANACIILHYANALMSHLWF, translated from the exons ATGCATCCCATTTTATCTTCA ATNGAGTTGAAAAACTCTTTGCCGAGTTCTACAAGTGCACTCGTTGCTTATGATGAAGACGGCCATGTTAAAAGGACCN GAAATTTATGGAGTGCNGTGGCTCACATCATCACTGCTGTTATTGGGTCTGGCGTTCTATCTCTTGCCTGGAGCACTGCCCAGTTGGGATGGATTGGAGGGCCACTTGTAGTGCTTTTTTGTGCAATCGTCATCTACGTTTTTTCATCCCTCCTTTCTGATTGTTATAGAACTTCTGATTCTGGGAAAANAAACTACTCATACATGGATGCTGTTAGAATCAATCTTG GTAAAAGAATGACATGGTTGGCTGGTTTCCTTCAATTTTTGATCTTGTATGGGACTAGTTGTGCTTATGTACTTACTACTGGAAATAGTTTAAG AGCAATTCTGGGAGCAAATTGTTATCACAAGGAAGGGCATCAAGCTCCTTGTGCTTATGGGAGCAATATTTATATGATGATGTTTGGAAGTGTTCAAATTGTAATGTCATTCATTCCAGACCTCCATAACATGGNATGGGTCTCAGTTTTTGCAGCAGTTATGTCCTTTGCATACTCCTTAATTGGACTAGGACTTGGCTTGGCAAAGGTTATAG AAAATGGAAGAATTATGGGGAGCATAACAGGAATACCAGCTACTAACAGTGCTAACAAGTTATGGTTAGTCTTCCAAGCACTTGGTGACATTGCTTTTGCTTATCCATATGCTTTGCTCCTTCTTGAGATACAG GACACTCTGAAGTCTACTCCACCGGAAAATCAAACCATGAAAAAGGCTTCCATGGTTGCAATCATTGTGACAACATTCTTCTACCTAGCTTGTGGATGCCTTGGATATGGAGCTTTTAGAAATGGTACACCAGGGAACATCTTGACAGGGTTTGGGTTTTATGAGCCTTATTGGCTTGTTGCCTTTGCTAATGCTTGCATTATTCTTCATTATGCTAATGCTTTAATGTCACACTTGTGGTTCTAG
- the LOC106775481 gene encoding probable amino acid permease 7 — MEVKNSLPSITSELVAYDEDGHVKRTGNLWSAVAHIITAVIGSGVLSLAWSTAQLGWIGGPXVVLCFAIVTYVSSSLLSDCYRTSDXGKRNYSYMDAVRVNLGKRRTWLAGFLQFLTCYGTSCAYVLTTANSLRAILKANCYHKEGHQAPCAYGGNTYMMMFGIVQIVMSFIPDLHNMVWVSVCAAVMSFAYSFIGLGLGLAKVIENGRIMGSITGIPATNSANKLWLVFQALGDIAFAYPYALLLLEIQDTLKSTPPENQTIKKASMVAIIVTTFFYLACGCLGXGAFGNGTPGNILTGFGFYEPYWLVAFANACIILHLVGGYQMYSQPIYTTADRWWSKKFQESEFANKSYIIKLPLIPCYELKLFRLCFRTVYVISTVGIAILFPYFNQVLGVLGAINFWPLAVYFPVEIYLQQKQIGAWTKQWILLRIFSFVCFNVTLVGLVGSIQGIISQKL, encoded by the exons ATGGAGGTGAAAAACTCTTTGCCGAGTATTACAAGTGAACTCGTTGCTTATGATGAAGACGGCCATGTTAAAAGGACTG GAAATTTATGGAGTGCTGTGGCTCACATCATCACTGCTGTTATTGGATCTGGTGTTCTATCTCTTGCATGGAGCACTGCCCAGTTGGGATGGATTGGAGGGCCANTTGTAGTGCTTTGTTTTGCAATCGTCACCTATGTTTCTTCATCCCTCCTTTCTGATTGTTATAGAACTTCTGATTNTGGGAAAAGAAACTACTCATACATGGATGCTGTTAGAGTCAATCTTG GTAAAAGAAGGACATGGTTGGCTGGTTTCCTTCAATTTTTGACCTGTTATGGGACTAGTTGTGCTTATGTACTCACTACTGCAAATAGTTTAAG AGCAATTCTGAAAGCAAATTGTTATCACAAGGAAGGGCATCAAGCTCCTTGTGCTTATGGGGGCAATACTTATATGATGATGTTTGGAATTGTTCAAATTGTAATGTCATTCATACCAGACCTCCATAACATGGTATGGGTCTCAGTTTGTGCAGCAGTTATGTCCTTTGCATACTCCTTCATTGGACTAGGACTTGGCTTGGCAAAGGTTATAG AAAATGGAAGAATTATGGGGAGCATAACAGGAATACCAGCTACTAACAGTGCTAACAAGTTATGGTTAGTCTTCCAAGCACTTGGTGACATTGCTTTTGCTTATCCATATGCTTTGCTCCTTCTTGAGATACAG GACACTCTGAAGTCTACTCCACCAGAAAATCAAACCATAAAAAAGGCTTCCATGGTTGCAATCATTGTGACAACATTCTTCTACCTAGCTTGTGGATGCCTTGGATANGGAGCTTTTGGAAATGGTACACCAGGGAACATCTTGACAGGGTTTGGGTTTTATGAGCCTTATTGGCTTGTTGCCTTTGCTAATGCTTGCATTATTCTTCATTTGGTGGGAGGATATCAG ATGTACAGTCAACCAATATATACTACTGCTGATAGATGGTGGTCAAAAAAATTTCAGGAGAGTGAGTTTGCAAACAAGAGTTACATAATAAAATTGCCTTTAATCCCTTGTTATGAGCTGAAGCTATTTAGGTTGTGTTTTAGAACAGTGTATGTGATTTCAACCGTTGGGATTGCAATTCTGTTTCCTTACTTCAACCAAGTTCTGGGAGTGTTAGGAGCTATAAACTTCTGGCCATTGGCTGTATATTTTCCNGTGGAAATCTACTTGCAACAAAAGCAAATTGGAGCTTGGACCAAACAATGGATTCTTCTTAGGATCTTTAGCTTTGTTTGCTTTAATGTCACACTTGTGGGTCTCGTGGGATCAATTCAAGGAATCATTAGTCAGAAACTTTAG
- the LOC106775294 gene encoding probable amino acid permease 7 encodes MQDREGSATDSSPLLETQYANDHHVERTGTVWTAVAHIVTGVIGSGVLSLAWSIAQLGWIGGPLTIIFFACITLLSSFLLSNTYRGPDPELGPHRSSSYLDAVNLHKGEGNSRFCGVFVNVSLYGFGIAYVITAAISMRAIQISNCSYGNEDEGKCGFDGAYLMLIFGAIQVVLSQTPNFHNIQWLSIVAAITSFFYAFVGMWLSAGKITENGHAEGTISGIPTSSGVDKVWLVAQALGDIAFSYPFSVILIEIQDTLRSPPPEHITMKRASTISVIITTFFYLCCGCLGYAAFGNETPGNLLTGFTSNAQHWLVDFANACIVIHLVGAYQVYSQPLFANVENWLRFKFPDSEFVNHVYLLKLPLLPAFQLSFLRLSFRTAYVASTTVIAMLFPYFNQILGVLAGIIYYPLSIYFPVEMYLSLSNIEPWTSKWIMLRGFSTVGFVVGLFTLVGSIEGIVSAKLK; translated from the exons ATGCAAGATCGAGAAGGTTCAGCAACTGACAGCTCCCCATTGTTGGAAACTCAGTATGCAAACGATCATCATGTTGAAAGAACTG GAACAGTGTGGACTGCAGTGGCACACATAGTGACAGGAGTGATAGGGTCAGGAGTGTTGTCATTGGCATGGAGCATTGCACAGCTTGGTTGGATTGGAGGGCCTCTCACAATCATTTTCTTTGCCTGCAtcactcttctttcttctttccttctcaGCAACACCTACCGTGGTCCAGACCCTGAACTTGGCCCTCATAGGAGCTCCTCATACCTTGATGCTGTTAACCTCCATAAGG GAGAAGGGAATAGCCGTTTCTGTGGTGTTTTTGTGAACGTGAGCTTATATGGTTTTGGAATTGCTTATGTCATTACTGCTGCTATCAGTATGAG AGCAATCCAAATATCAAACTGTTCCTATGGCAACGAGGATGAAGGAAAATGTGGATTTGATGGTGCATATTTGATGCTTATTTTTGGGGCTATCCAAGTTGTTCTCTCTCAGACGCCCAACTTCCACAATATTCAGTGGTTGTCAATTGTAGCAGCAATTACATCCTTTTTTTATGCTTTCGTAGGAATGTGGCTTTCTGCTGGAAAAATCACGG AAAATGGACATGCTGAGGGTACTATTAGTGGAATCCCTACTTCTAGTGGAGTTGATAAAGTATGGCTGGTTGCTCAAGCGCTTGGTGACATAGCATTCTCGTATCCATTCTCTGTAATTCTTATAGAAATACAG GATACTTTGAGGTCGCCTCCACCAGAACACATAACGATGAAGAGGGCGTCAACAATATCTGTGATTATCACAACATTTTTCTACCTGTGTTGTGGGTGTTTAGGATATGCAGCCTTTGGTAATGAAACACCAGGAAACCTTTTAACAGGGTTTACATCTAATGCACAGCATTGGCTTGTAGACTTTGCGAATGCTTGTATAGTGATTCACCTGGTTGGTGCATATCAG GTGTATAGCCAGCCACTTTTTGCCAATGTTGAGAATTGGCTCCGTTTCAAGTTCCCAGACAGTGAATTTGTGAATCACGTATACTTGTTGAAACTCCCATTGCTGCCAGCTTTCCAACTAAGTTTTCTGAGGCTTTCTTTCAGAACTGCATATGTTGCATCAACAACTGTGATTGCAATGCTCTTTCCCTACTTCAATCAGATTTTGGGAGTTTTGGCCGGAATAATCTATTATCCATTGTCCATATATTTTCCGGTGGAAATGTACTTGAGTCTGAGCAATATTGAGCCATGGACGTCAAAGTGGATCATGCTCAGGGGTTTTAGCACCGTTGGCTTTGTGGTGGGATTGTTCACTCTCGTTGGATCCATTGAAGGGATAGTATCTGCAAAACTAAAATGA
- the LOC106774759 gene encoding transcription factor MYB80, with the protein MGRIPCCEKDNVKRGQWTPEEDHKLSSYIAQHGTRNWRLIPKNAGLQRCGKSCRLRWTNYLRPDLKHGQFSDSEEQTIVKLHSVFGNRWSLIAAQLPGRTDNDVKNHWNTKLKKKLSGMGIDPVTHKPFSHLMAEIATTLAPPQAAHLAEAALGCFKDEVLHLLTKKPINFHGQHSAAALGNNFTDYINCKSDEKDATVEKIKFDLSKAMQQESEMMPSNKPWDSTANTSASFVMPYSVFPTISGYQFSPSSFGNKGDASPWSQSVCTGSTCTAMDRQSQLHEKLEEENGDDSEATKEIRNLSNIFNSDCVVWDLPADDLINPMV; encoded by the exons ATGGGGCGTATTCCATGCTGTGAGAAGGACAACGTGAAAAGAGGACAGTGGACACCTGAGGAAGATCACAAACTCTCCTCCTACATTGCTCAACATGGCACTCGCAACTGGCGTCTCATTCCCAAGAATGCTG GTCTCCAGAGATGTGGGAAGAGCTGCAGGCTAAGGTGGACTAATTACCTTCGTCCTGATCTCAAACATGGCCAATTCTCGGATTCAGAAGAGCAAACCATTGTCAAGCTTCATTCAGTTTTCGGTAACAG ATGGTCACTGATAGCAGCCCAGCTGCCAGGACGCACTGACAATGATGTCAAAAACCACTGGAACACCAAGCTAAAAAAGAAACTGTCAGGTATGGGTATAGACCCTGTAACCCACAAGCCATTTTCCCATCTAATGGCCGAAATTGCTACCACATTGGCACCTCCACAGGCAGCTCACTTGGCTGAAGCAGCCCTTGGCTGTTTCAAAGATGAAGTGCTCCACCTTCTTACCAAGAAGCCAATTAACTTCCATGGCCAGCATTCCGCTGCAGCACTGGGGAATAACTTCactgattacattaattgtaaGTCAGATGAAAAGGACGCAACTGTTGAGAAGATCAAGTTTGACCTATCCAAGGCCATGCAACAAGAATCTGAAATGATGCCTTCAAATAAACCTTGGGACTCCACCGCAAATACATCTGCAAGTTTTGTGATGCCATATAGTGTTTTCCCTACAATATCTGGTTATCAGTTCTCCCCGTCATCTTTCGGCAATAAAGGGGATGCATCTCCATGGAGCCAAAGTGTATGCACTGGAAGCACATGCACAGCCATGGATCGGCAGAGCCAATTGCATGAAAAACTTGAAGAGGAAAATGGTGATGATTCTGAGGCCACGAAGGAAATTCGAAATCTATCCAATATATTCAACTCAGATTGTGTCGTGTGGGATCTACCAGCCGATGATTTAATTAACCCCatggtttaa